From Scleropages formosus chromosome 9, fSclFor1.1, whole genome shotgun sequence, one genomic window encodes:
- the plin3 gene encoding mannose-6-phosphate receptor binding protein 1 isoform X1, with the protein MADSKRTSDVGAAAVPPDAEEQQQSVVSRVGNLPFVSSACGVVSSAYSTTKDSMPLLRGVMDAAESGVRTLGAAASTGSKPLLDMLEPQIAVVNEYAMKGLDKMEQNFPILQQPADKLVSDTVGVVCQTVSGAKDVMKGAVIGGVELTRAAVSGGLNTVLGTRVGQMVSSGMDMALRRSEDWVDHNLPLSERELAELAEPLPEEEAVAMESSSPNYFVRLGKLSAKVRERALEQSLGRARHARDATHAALSQIANTLDLLESARAALASASQQLGGAPEQLLQRWTEWQSGQSKSKEGQEEADAGKAKEEQLEWRTLSMVRSLSEQLRSACLGVVSSAQGLPAAVQDQLGSARRAAEELHSSLSSSSTLSPSLLEQSRQHLAQVRQSMDGVMEYLLHNTPLNWLVGPFAPQITEKGEGVQQESHGSPPSQGH; encoded by the exons ATGGCAGACAGCAAAAGGACCAGTGATGTTGGGGCTGCTGCAGTGCCACCAGATgctgaggagcagcag CAGAGCGTGGTGTCCCGTGTTGGCAACCTTCCTTTTGTGAGCTCCGCATGTGGTGTGGTGTCCAGTGCCTACAGCACCACCAAGGACAGCATGCCCCTCCTGCGCGGGGTCATGGATGCAGCAGAAAGCGGTGTCCGCACCCTGGGAGCTGCAGCCAGCACTGGCTCCAAACCCTTGTTGGATATGCTAGAGCCACAGA TTGCTGTGGTGAATGAATATGCAATGAAGGGGCTAGATAAGATGGAGCAGAACTTTCCCATCCTGCAGCAGCCTGCTGACAAG CTGGTATCAGACACCGTAGGAGTAGTGTGCCAAACAGTGTCAGGGGCCAAGGATGTGATGAAGGGAGCAGTGATAGGGGGTGTGGAGCTGACCCGTGCTGCAGTGAGTGGTGGTCTAAACACAGTCCTGGGGACCCGAGTTGGCCAGATGGTGAGCAGCGGGATGGACATGGCCCTCAGGCGCTCAGAAGACTGGGTGGACCACAACCTGCCCCTCAGTGAACGGGAACTGG CAGAGCTTGCCGAACCTCTCCCAGAGGAGGAGGCTGTGGCCATGGAGAGCTCCAGCCCCAACTACTTTGTGCGTCTGGGCAAGCTGTCTGCCAAGGTGCGAGAGCGTGCCCTGGAGCAGTCGCTAGGGAGAGCCCGACATGCCCGCGATGCAACTCATGCTGCTCTGAGCCAGATCGCCAACACcctggacctgctggagagtGCCAGGGCTGCCTTGGCCTCTGCCAGCCAACAGCTGGGTGGGGCCCCTGAGCAGCTGCTTCAGCGCTGGACTGAGTGGCAGAGTGGCCAGTCAAAGAGTAAGGAAGGGCAGGAGGAGGCGGATGCTGGGAAAGCAAAGGAGGAG CAGCTGGAGTGGCGCACGCTCTCCATGGTGCGCAGCCTGAGCGAACAGCTGCGCTCTGCCTGTTTGGGGGTTGTGTCCAGCGCACAGGGGCTCCCTGCTGCCGTGCAGGATCAGCTGGGCAGTGCTCGCCGGGCAGCGGAAGAGCTGCACTCATccctgagcagcagcagcaccctcTCCCCCAGCCTGCTGGAGCAGAGCCGCCAGCATCTTGCACAG GTCCGGCAGTCTATGGATGGTGTGATGGAGTACCTCCTCCACAATACCCCCCTCAACTGGCTAGTTGGGCCATTTGCACCCCAGATCACAGAGAAGGGTGAGGGGGTACAGCAAGAGAGCCATGGAAGCCCTCCAAGTCAAGGCCACTGA
- the plin3 gene encoding mannose-6-phosphate receptor binding protein 1 isoform X2, with the protein MADSKRTSDVGAAAVPPDAEEQQSVVSRVGNLPFVSSACGVVSSAYSTTKDSMPLLRGVMDAAESGVRTLGAAASTGSKPLLDMLEPQIAVVNEYAMKGLDKMEQNFPILQQPADKLVSDTVGVVCQTVSGAKDVMKGAVIGGVELTRAAVSGGLNTVLGTRVGQMVSSGMDMALRRSEDWVDHNLPLSERELAELAEPLPEEEAVAMESSSPNYFVRLGKLSAKVRERALEQSLGRARHARDATHAALSQIANTLDLLESARAALASASQQLGGAPEQLLQRWTEWQSGQSKSKEGQEEADAGKAKEEQLEWRTLSMVRSLSEQLRSACLGVVSSAQGLPAAVQDQLGSARRAAEELHSSLSSSSTLSPSLLEQSRQHLAQVRQSMDGVMEYLLHNTPLNWLVGPFAPQITEKGEGVQQESHGSPPSQGH; encoded by the exons ATGGCAGACAGCAAAAGGACCAGTGATGTTGGGGCTGCTGCAGTGCCACCAGATgctgaggagcagcag AGCGTGGTGTCCCGTGTTGGCAACCTTCCTTTTGTGAGCTCCGCATGTGGTGTGGTGTCCAGTGCCTACAGCACCACCAAGGACAGCATGCCCCTCCTGCGCGGGGTCATGGATGCAGCAGAAAGCGGTGTCCGCACCCTGGGAGCTGCAGCCAGCACTGGCTCCAAACCCTTGTTGGATATGCTAGAGCCACAGA TTGCTGTGGTGAATGAATATGCAATGAAGGGGCTAGATAAGATGGAGCAGAACTTTCCCATCCTGCAGCAGCCTGCTGACAAG CTGGTATCAGACACCGTAGGAGTAGTGTGCCAAACAGTGTCAGGGGCCAAGGATGTGATGAAGGGAGCAGTGATAGGGGGTGTGGAGCTGACCCGTGCTGCAGTGAGTGGTGGTCTAAACACAGTCCTGGGGACCCGAGTTGGCCAGATGGTGAGCAGCGGGATGGACATGGCCCTCAGGCGCTCAGAAGACTGGGTGGACCACAACCTGCCCCTCAGTGAACGGGAACTGG CAGAGCTTGCCGAACCTCTCCCAGAGGAGGAGGCTGTGGCCATGGAGAGCTCCAGCCCCAACTACTTTGTGCGTCTGGGCAAGCTGTCTGCCAAGGTGCGAGAGCGTGCCCTGGAGCAGTCGCTAGGGAGAGCCCGACATGCCCGCGATGCAACTCATGCTGCTCTGAGCCAGATCGCCAACACcctggacctgctggagagtGCCAGGGCTGCCTTGGCCTCTGCCAGCCAACAGCTGGGTGGGGCCCCTGAGCAGCTGCTTCAGCGCTGGACTGAGTGGCAGAGTGGCCAGTCAAAGAGTAAGGAAGGGCAGGAGGAGGCGGATGCTGGGAAAGCAAAGGAGGAG CAGCTGGAGTGGCGCACGCTCTCCATGGTGCGCAGCCTGAGCGAACAGCTGCGCTCTGCCTGTTTGGGGGTTGTGTCCAGCGCACAGGGGCTCCCTGCTGCCGTGCAGGATCAGCTGGGCAGTGCTCGCCGGGCAGCGGAAGAGCTGCACTCATccctgagcagcagcagcaccctcTCCCCCAGCCTGCTGGAGCAGAGCCGCCAGCATCTTGCACAG GTCCGGCAGTCTATGGATGGTGTGATGGAGTACCTCCTCCACAATACCCCCCTCAACTGGCTAGTTGGGCCATTTGCACCCCAGATCACAGAGAAGGGTGAGGGGGTACAGCAAGAGAGCCATGGAAGCCCTCCAAGTCAAGGCCACTGA